ACAAAATCAGAGCATACCCATGTAACAACGGGACCTCAGTTTCCCATAGTTTAAGCAGAACCAGAAATGTAGAACCACTTGTCAACAGACTTATCAATTGGTGCAGGTGGCAATGGGTTTGCTGCAGGAACTTGAATGGATGGTTCGTAAGAGGAAGTTCCAGTTAAGGTAGTGTTGGTTAAAACAACGCCCTTGCTATCTGCAACGTTACCTgcaatcaatttcttccaagATTCGTTACATTCAGCAATGACTTCTTCTGCATACTTTCTGTTCTTACATTCACCATTAAATGCGAAAACATTTTCTGGCTTACCATCTGGAATCTTGTAAATTCTGAACCATTCGTTGGTTGCTCTTAAAAGACCTGGTAAGTgcttttcaacatcttcaatgtCTTCTAACTTGGATGCTAATGGATCATTGACGTCAATTGCAATGATCTTCCAGTCAGTTTCACCTTCATCCAGCAGAGCCATAACACCCAAAACCTTAACTTGCTTAACTTCACCTGGGTATGCGACAGTTTCACCAATTTCACAGACATCTAAAGGATCGTTGTCACCAGCTGCATTGGTTTCTGGGTTGACGACATTTGGATCTTCCCAGGTTTGTGGGAAAGCACCATAGTTGTGGATGTAACCCTTGTGTGGGAAACAGTTTCTGACAAATCTTAGCTTGCCCTTCTTGGTATCTTGGATAATTGGGTTCAAAGGCTCTTCCTTGGTGATTTCCAACTTAGCATTAGTCCATCTTGGAACCTCAACAACCATGTTCAAGATCTTCTTTGATTCATCTGCGTATAATGGAATGTCATGGAATGGAGAGATTGGCTTGCCATCCTTCTCAAGGTAAACCTTGTAGTCCAAGGTGTTTGCTGCACCAACTTGTCTGGTAGTGTAGGTCATTGTAAACTTGGGTAGTGTGTATGTGTAAGtgataaaacaaaaggaacAGCCACTAGAATCAAAGTCAATTCACTTGAATGCATCAGCGTCACTTTAATAACAACCTCGACTGGCCCTGACAAGTTTCGCTTTGATGGAAACGATGAGAAAATCGTTGGGTCGCGCCAAAACACGTGCGCGCATGAATAGAAGGAAACAATTAGTTGCTATTTCTGGTAATCAAATACACTGAGtgaacaaagaaatacaaaaaaacaagatAGAGTACATGAAAAGCAAGTTAAATATTAAAGAAAGGTCGTAGTAAGAAAGCTCAAGTGGAAAATTGtcacaaaaaaaacaaaagggGGTGAAAGAGGATATAATGAAAAGGCAAGACACAAATATAACCTAGTACAGAATTGTTGGCTCGTAATCTGGCGGATATGAATCTTCGGCAAGCTCAACTTTACCCTTTTCGCTCATGATAGCATCGGCGTTGGTGCATAAAACTCCGTTCTGGGCACataaatcaatcaaattctCGCTGAGGCCTAACTCATCCTTGGCAATCCATAAACCAGCTCTTTTCCTGTCTCTAATCTCGGGTGGTTCATATACAACATCGTCAACAAGCACTTTTGAAATAGGCATGCTCCAAAACGCAGGCatgtcattttcaaaatttgaataagaGACATACCGTTTAGGATGGATGAACTTGTTGATAGTATCCCTCCAACCATGCTGATACCCTCCATCTAGATACTCCTCGATTGTGTTCTTCACATTGGCGGCATCTTGTTCAGGTAGAGGTTCACTGGTTTTCTTGTTGTCATATCTCTTGGTATTATATGGAGGCACATCCGCTATCATGGTGCTTTCATCCTGGAGACTTGAATTGGTacctttattttccaatgtGGCTCCCCGAAGACTAGCCTTGGCGCCGTTATAAGAATCGGTGCTTGAGTCATCCATTTTATCAACTGGAATAGTATTCGGCTCTGCTTCTGGAAATGGATCCACATTGAGCGtgtcttcaacaaaaaatttctCTCCAACCTCTTTGACTTGCTTTCTACCCATATCTTCTACAGGGTAGTACCCTTCAATTGCACCAATTGGAACCGTGTCCAAAACGGGTTCGAACAAGTACCTGAAGTATAGATGTGCAGCAACTGTCAATGCCACCCAGACTGCCTCCAACACCACACATGCCCAATTCTTTTGCATTACGAAAAGTGCAACAAGCGATAACTCACCCAAGTATATACCAACAAAGGTTTCAAACAATGCCAGTGGATAGTTTCTACCTCTATTGTCGGTAGCATGGCCAGAGACATAAATGAAAGTATACATCTGAGCAATCACAATCAAAATGAATGCAATGGATGTAAATGCAATGATAATAGGTGCAATGATTGCGTAACATAGCATGATCACGGTGAATAACCCGAATGTAGCATACATAGTTCCCCAAGAAGGTGCCGATAACGATACCTCCCGGTTCCATTTTTGTCTTGGAGTGGTGTCAAGTATCCGACCAATCACGTAAGATAGAACTAGCCCCACAACTTGAGCTAGAATACCAGAAGAAACTGACAAACCTTGGAGTAGCAAATATGAGATATAGAAGTTGGAAGCCGGTGGTAAGTTGTTAGCCAATAGTTGCATTGCACTAGATGGATTGTCAATAATCGAAGTAACAACTGATGAAGCTGCAGAGGTGCAAGTAGTAACAAGAAAGACTTGGATCACCTGAAAGGCAAAGTACCATTGTTGAGTCCACTGATCCAATTGCTGTTCAGTCATGCAACCACCAATTTTACCCATCCATTTGATAATAGGAGGAACCAAGGACATCAAAATAGATAATAAAACAGATGGTAAGATACCGGTGATTATACCCATCAAAACGGAAGGcatattattgatgaacCTCAAGAATGGGACCTTCTCTGTCAAGTAATTAATGTTTGAGATACAACCAACAACTGCAACAGGTATTGCCCAGAATATAATCATAGCAGTCAAAAATGTCACAGCAcctgttttctttgactttCTAACGGTAAAGCCTGTTCCTACATTGTTCCAGATAACCTCTTTGGGGAAGAAACTCTGAAATTTTCTGGATCTTTTAAATTTATCAGAGCTATCGATAGCTTGGTATGCCCTTTGCAATTCTAAAGAAGTTGGAAACTCTAAGAAAACACTACCGACTTTTTCCAGCTCGTTCAAACCAGAGAGAACTTTTTCTTGGTAAGCATCCAGTGAATCGTTGAACTCCTTTAGTTCTTCAATACCTTCATTGAAAACGTGTTTCTTCTCACCAATAATTGGCTTGTATCTATAAGTTggtagttttttttccttgatatAACTTTCAACTTTATATGACGGTGTTGGGTATTCAACATCCTTCCCTTTTGCTGCTTTTTTATCCAActtgtatttgattttgacaCATTTACTCATAACTTTAACGAATGCTCCTTCAAGTTTGCCGACTAGTTTAGTTCTCTTTTCGTAAATCTCACTAGCTTCCTTGGTGTTACGGGTGATTGCAATCCTTTTCACTGCTGGAAAAAGCTGGCGTAATGAACTATCGTTGAGGATTTCTTCAGGGACATTATCaatcaacaacaccttGCTGCTTGGCAAACTCTTGTAGAAAGGTGTACATTCGAGGTTGTGTCTGAATCCAGTGTAATAGACCAACTCCGAATAAATCGTGTAAACaacaaatccaaagaagaacCAGGAACAAAACAAGTTGGCAAAAACTCTCCATTTATGGATATTGTTAGAGTAGGAAATTATATCGAATCCGGTTTTGTGGCCTCCACCTGTAGCATTaacagaaaacaaaataggCCAAATAATCAACCCGGAAATAAAGCCGATTTTCGCCCACAACCACATGTAtctaagaaaaaaatagccATCAATGCCTGCTTGCTGAATGATAAAACTAGAGGGTTTGGAGAGAAGGTCTGGTAGCCACCCAAATGCCGAGTTTGAAAGTGGTGGGGCCTTCAAATGATCAGGCAATAGGCGATTGATTGATCGTGGGCTGTAAACATCgtattttctgttttttaaaaagatgaaaactGCAATAAATATTGCAAAGATAATCAAGTTAAATATAAGCGATGACACAAAGGCCGACGTTGATGAACCTGTTTGGTGATCGGCCATTTTGTAATAAATTTATCTTGATCGTAACTAGATGCTGGCTTCGATTCAAACGATTTAAAGTGAAAGGTATGGGGGGAACAACTGCAGAGAcaacttggaaaaaaagaaaacctCATGGAGtttaaaaagaagaaaagaagcAGAAACAACCATAAATACGAGCTAGTGGGAATGTTTCTATCTGCGGAACGGCGCTAACAGTTTGTACCTTATTTgattgttcttttttttacatAGCCCGgcattttttcttccttctttcCGTTCCCTATTGTCTAGTTGGGCTGTGTCAAAGATGATCATCAGCAAGGAAAGATGGGCTACAATCACCATTGGACAGGTTATCCTTGCTACACCTCACTGTCTATTCTGAGAGTGGCGTCACCTCTAATACCTaagaagttttttttagcCTTCCCCCtaagataaaaaaaacctaGAGGGGACACTACCCAAATAGTGAGACATGCATAAAAGTATTATACTTTTTTGGAGGCTTAGAAGCCCCACAAATCTGACACACACACAAATAGACCGTAATATTAAAGTTGCAACAAAAACACCGTAGGATTCCATATTTCCGCAGGGTTTGCGTATTGTATCTCTCTGTTCATGGACAAAGAATCCAGCCTTCTGAGAAGTTGTTTGTATTGCATCACCAGTTACTGTCCTTTGCGAGCCAATTTACGAGTGGTGAAACAAAACAGTTCAATGTTTCACCAAGTTATCTTATCAAACTGTTAAATGGTACATTCATGATGTTTGAGATGTCTAAGGTGCAGTTCGTCCAGGTATTTGCATACCAACCGAACGCAGATCTAGCTATGAAGAATGTAAAATGCATAATAAAGTTGTATGTATTTCCCACAGAGCGTCTGTTTTCACTGCTTCTATGATGTAGGTGTTCTATTTTTCTACGCTGTATAAATAGTGAATAACTATGAATAAAGATCGTGTAACCAACATATGTGTGAGTAAAGACCAACATGTGTCCCATTCGGGCAAACTATGCGATTTCTGGTGGTGTTTATACGCCTTTTTAgcaaaacaaacaacatCGGCCTTAACTTAattctctcttttctttactACAATATCTGAAAcattttttccaattgcTTTAGcattctttgaaagaagATTGAAGTTCCCTGATTGACAATGCAGTTAAACACACAATTTTGCAACTTTATTTGAGAATATTAAGCATTAAACATTAAACCAAGTAACTTGCATCTGCTACCCATCGATGATAAAAGTCTAAATACTATATAGCTTTCCATGAGTTACgaataataaataatacAGAACGgtattttcctttttgtaTTGTTTCAAGGACAAACAAAATTTCCGAGGGGAAATTTTAAGATTTTATAGATTATACTGGAAAAATAGCACTTTCTTATGCAGGCTTGGTTTGAATAAGTGAAAAAGCCCCGGATATTGTTAGATTTAAACTAAAACTTGCTCAGCAGTCAATAATATATATGTAAATCACAAAAAAGAGATTTTACAGAACTTCCTTTTTCGGCAGTCTAGTACCGACTACCTTCCTTTTTAAGCGTTGTTGCACGCGTAGCTCAGTGGTAGAGCAGCAGATTGCAAATCTGTTGGTCGCCGGTTCAAACCCGGCCGCGGGCTcaccttttttcttctttttttcattgattgaaTGAACCTTCTTTTCAGAAAAGTAAAATTGAGGTTGCCTCAACTTTCAACTGAATTTTCATGGACACGTAGGTTTTTTGGGGATTTGAATTCAGGTCACATTTAAccctgttttttttttttttctttaacGGCTCTGCCTGCATACCTGACCTCAAAACCTCAACTGTATCCACTACCGTATGTTATAGCAAATGAAGATCACCTATTGATGAGTGTGCGGATTTCAATTCCCTTCACATTTGGTTTTTGTTCTCTCAGATTTACTAACCTGCGTTGATCTCttgtgtttgttgaagatgtcTGTTGAAATTCCAGTTATTGAAGCTCCAAAGCCAAGAAAATTTATCAAGAAGCCTGATGTTGAACAAAAGAACAAGCAAATCAAGGAATTAGATACTCAAATTAAGAAGATCGAAGCTCAAGTTACTTTACTTTCCTCCCAAATTGAGACCACTGTTACTCCTAAGGTTGACACTGAAAAGCGTCAAGAACTAACTGCCGAATTGAGAAAGATCATCAACTCTCAAAATGacatcaagaagaagagagaaTCCATCAACCAACAAATCAGATTACTTGACCAATCCATTAAGAAGAAGGTTGGTGAAATCACTTCAAAGACTTCCAAGTATAATTTTAAGACCACCGAAGACATTGACAAGAGGATCAGAAAGATTGAGTCAGATATTGAGAGTGGTAATCTGATGCTTGTGGAAGAGAAGAAAGCATTGAAGGAAATgtcttctttgaataagTTAAAGAAGGATTTTGCAGGTATCgaacaaatccaaaaatcCATCGATTCTGACAAGGCAAAGATTGCAGAATTGAAGGCTTCTCTTTCCACCGTTTCCAACAAGGAGGCTCAAGCtaagtttgaagaaatcaccAACCAGTTGAACGAGTTGACCGAGAAGAATAAGGGTATTCAAGCGAAGAGAGATGAATTATTTGGTAAGAGAAGAGTTTTGCAAAATGAGAAATACGAATTACTCAAgcaaataagaaaaatcaGAGATGACTTTGACGCAAAGTTCAAGAAGTTCAAGGCAGACATGGACAAcgaaagaaagaaaagagaagaagaggaaaaggcGTACAGATTGTACATTGAAAGAAACGATCTTATGgatgaaattaaagaaatcGAGTCGTCTGCTTCAACTGCTTCCAACGAGTTGGTTGACCAAATCAAGGCAGCAATTGTTGCATTGGATCCCgaattcaagtttgatgatgaaactaGTGCTTTGGATGCATTAGAGTCAACCACTACTTCTTCCCAACCTGCGAAGTCAGTCGAGGCACCTCAACTCGACGAGTCTCTGGTCAttaagaaagaagaagttgcatTTGTATCTGGTTCTACTAAGGGCAAGAAGAGtaagaaaaacaacaacaagaaacaaaacaagaTTGTTGATCCTTCTGTCATTACCAAATTGACATATGTTGGTGCAACCATTCCTGCATCTAAGGACGAATATCCAAAGGTTATTGACGAGCTTAAGGCCAAATTAGAAACTGCAAAGAAGGAACAAGGAGAGGCAGCAGAGAAAGCCAAGGCTGAAGCAGCAGAAAAGATCACAAAGATTAAGGAACAAATTTCTGGCTTAGAGAAGGAGATCCTCCAAGAActagaaaaagagaaggaaagaCAAGCagcaaagagagaaaatgCATCCAAGGAGACCGAAGAAGCTGAAAAAGTCGAAGAAGCTTAAGTGTTTCTTTGTACACCCTTATGTAAATAGATGTCTATTTCCCTTTTAATCAACTTTTTAGATTGAGTGTataaaataacaaaatacaaaataGAGAGAACGGAAAGAGAACGGGCtaaaaaacaacagaaagGAATTTACTGGAATTACATGGTAGGTAAAACCgatttttgtttacttGTATAAAATCTATAAAATGTTCAATCAAGCCTTCACTTCATCCAGAAGCTTTTTCGAAACAAACTTTTCGTCACCAATTTCAATCTCCCTGTCAACACCAAcatttctctttctctttctaaTAACATTTTCGATATATGCCTCGCCGGCCTTGTAAGACGATCTCACCAAAGGTCCAGAGGCACAATAGAGGAAGCCTAGATCTAGAGCAACGTCTCTCCAATAGTCGAACTTCTCAGGCTTGACatattcaacaactttCATATGCCTCTTGGTAGGTCTCATGTACTGGCCAAATGTGACGACATCGACCTTGATTTCCCGCAATTCCTTCAGGGTTTGTAGAACTTGTTCATCGCTTTCGCCAAAACCCAACATAATGGAGGTTTTCGTTAGGATATGATCATTGTTTAGCTTGGCGTTCTCCAAAACCGACAGCGACTGTCTGTATGTGGCCCTCCTGTCACGGACATGGGGGGTCAACGCTTCAACCGTCTCAATGTTGTGGGCAAAGACATCCAATGGAGAATTTGCCAACGTCTGGACATGTTCCAGATCCCCTCTGAAATCCCCACTTAAGACTTCGACTAGAGTCTTTGGGGCCTTCTCCTTTATTAATCTGACAGTCTCGGCCAAATGTGCAGACCCGCCATCCGGCAAGTCATCTCTGTCAACAGTGGTCAGAACAACATACCCCAACTCCCACCTGGATATAGCTTCGGCAGTGTTTGACGGTTCATGCGGATCCAAAGGCCCTGGGTTTCTATTTGTTTGAACACTACAGAATCTACAGCCTCTAGTGCATGTATTACCCATTAACATGATGGTTGCCGTTGCTTCTGATTTTTTACCCCCCCAACATTCACCAATATTCGGACACTTTGCCTCCTCACAGACAGTTGCAAGCTTCAAATCTCTAACGTCCTTTTTGACCTTGTGAAACGACTTACCCTTTGGAATAGGGACCCTCAACCACTCGGGCAATCTCGCATTGGGGTCCTTACGAGCCGCCTCAAGGGGATCAACAATCATATCCTTGGCACGTCCGCTGATGAAGTCCTCAAACGATGGGCCTTTGTTGAGTTCGTCGGAAAACTGAGTAGGCCTTCTTCGACGTGTAACTATTTGTGGTTGTCCATGATATAATGTTGGTAACGTGTGGAACCGTCTGCTAGAGGGGAACAGGCCCCTAAGAGTCTTGTTGGTGATGGACATGTGTGTATGCATTGCCGCACTGGAGCCAAGAATGGTTTGGTAAAAACAGCTTAGATCTATTTACCACTTTTGAATGGAGAAACTTTTAAGAGTTATTCCTTGGTGTACACAGATGGGTCTGTTACTAATGGTTCTGTGGAGATTCATGCACcagctaaaaaaaaaatcctaAAAGGCAGAGAGCGGTCCCTCACTGAAAGAGCGGAGGCGGagacgaaaaaaaaaaaggagtAGGAAAATTGGAGGAGTCGATAAATGTCGGACACAAGGAAGGAGTCAGAAGAAATGCAATTTTGGAATAACAAGATGACTCTTACTACCCGAAAGGCAGAGTCAAGATTGGTTTGactccttcttttgttaaATTTGGATAGACAAGAACAAagtggagaaaaaaaggtcAACAGCTGACAATTACATACAAAGTCTGCCTAGAAAAGAGTACACAGGTGTAAGTTATAAATTAGATCAAGAGACAACAATTATAGTCAATCATACGGGCATCCCACTGTGGAGTGCCGGAACGACTCGTTGGGATTTATTGCGGGACTCCTGGTGGTTCTTTTGTGCGTTCTCCACAAATCCACTTAGAATCCGTTCACCTTCTTCGTCAGGGTACATCTGTAACCATCTATGCGATAGTAGTTGGTCGTAAGTGGGGCGTTTGTCTGGGTTTTTATTGAGACACTGGCGTACAAAGTCCCTGGCCTCCTCTGAATAGCTGCCGGGTTCCAATTCAGGAACCTCACCGTCAACAATTGCACTCAACTGAGAGAAGACGTTGTTGTAAGTTTCTGGTGGGTATGGATAGGAGCCTTTAGAGATCTCCAAAATCGATAGACCCAAAGACCACACGTCCGATTGCACGCTGTAAGTCTCGGCA
The Pichia kudriavzevii chromosome 2, complete sequence DNA segment above includes these coding regions:
- a CDS encoding uncharacterized protein (PKUD0B08260; similar to Saccharomyces cerevisiae YBR011C (IPP1); ancestral locus Anc_3.191), with the translated sequence MTYTTRQVGAANTLDYKVYLEKDGKPISPFHDIPLYADESKKILNMVVEVPRWTNAKLEITKEEPLNPIIQDTKKGKLRFVRNCFPHKGYIHNYGAFPQTWEDPNVVNPETNAAGDNDPLDVCEIGETVAYPGEVKQVKVLGVMALLDEGETDWKIIAIDVNDPLASKLEDIEDVEKHLPGLLRATNEWFRIYKIPDGKPENVFAFNGECKNRKYAEEVIAECNESWKKLIAGNVADSKGVVLTNTTLTGTSSYEPSIQVPAANPLPPAPIDKSVDKWFYISGSA
- a CDS encoding uncharacterized protein (PKUD0B08270; similar to Saccharomyces cerevisiae YOL084W (PHM7); ancestral locus Anc_3.119) — translated: MADHQTGSSTSAFVSSLIFNLIIFAIFIAVFIFLKNRKYDVYSPRSINRLLPDHLKAPPLSNSAFGWLPDLLSKPSSFIIQQAGIDGYFFLRYMWLWAKIGFISGLIIWPILFSVNATGGGHKTGFDIISYSNNIHKWRVFANLFCSWFFFGFVVYTIYSELVYYTGFRHNLECTPFYKSLPSSKVLLIDNVPEEILNDSSLRQLFPAVKRIAITRNTKEASEIYEKRTKLVGKLEGAFVKVMSKCVKIKYKLDKKAAKGKDVEYPTPSYKVESYIKEKKLPTYRYKPIIGEKKHVFNEGIEELKEFNDSLDAYQEKVLSGLNELEKVGSVFLEFPTSLELQRAYQAIDSSDKFKRSRKFQSFFPKEVIWNNVGTGFTVRKSKKTGAVTFLTAMIIFWAIPVAVVGCISNINYLTEKVPFLRFINNMPSVLMGIITGILPSVLLSILMSLVPPIIKWMGKIGGCMTEQQLDQWTQQWYFAFQVIQVFLVTTCTSAASSVVTSIIDNPSSAMQLLANNLPPASNFYISYLLLQGLSVSSGILAQVVGLVLSYVIGRILDTTPRQKWNREVSLSAPSWGTMYATFGLFTVIMLCYAIIAPIIIAFTSIAFILIVIAQMYTFIYVSGHATDNRGRNYPLALFETFVGIYLGELSLVALFVMQKNWACVVLEAVWVALTVAAHLYFRYLFEPVLDTVPIGAIEGYYPVEDMGRKQVKEVGEKFFVEDTLNVDPFPEAEPNTIPVDKMDDSSTDSYNGAKASLRGATLENKGTNSSLQDESTMIADVPPYNTKRYDNKKTSEPLPEQDAANVKNTIEEYLDGGYQHGWRDTINKFIHPKRYVSYSNFENDMPAFWSMPISKVLVDDVVYEPPEIRDRKRAGLWIAKDELGLSENLIDLCAQNGVLCTNADAIMSEKGKVELAEDSYPPDYEPTILY
- a CDS encoding uncharacterized protein (PKUD0B08280; similar to Saccharomyces cerevisiae YOR198C (BFR1); ancestral locus Anc_8.609), translating into MSVEIPVIEAPKPRKFIKKPDVEQKNKQIKELDTQIKKIEAQVTLLSSQIETTVTPKVDTEKRQELTAELRKIINSQNDIKKKRESINQQIRLLDQSIKKKVGEITSKTSKYNFKTTEDIDKRIRKIESDIESGNLMLVEEKKALKEMSSLNKLKKDFAGIEQIQKSIDSDKAKIAELKASLSTVSNKEAQAKFEEITNQLNELTEKNKGIQAKRDELFGKRRVLQNEKYELLKQIRKIRDDFDAKFKKFKADMDNERKKREEEEKAYRLYIERNDLMDEIKEIESSASTASNELVDQIKAAIVALDPEFKFDDETSALDALESTTTSSQPAKSVEAPQLDESLVIKKEEVAFVSGSTKGKKSKKNNNKKQNKIVDPSVITKLTYVGATIPASKDEYPKVIDELKAKLETAKKEQGEAAEKAKAEAAEKITKIKEQISGLEKEILQELEKEKERQAAKRENASKETEEAEKVEEA
- a CDS encoding uncharacterized protein (PKUD0B08290; similar to Saccharomyces cerevisiae YOR196C (LIP5); ancestral locus Anc_8.606) — encoded protein: MHTHMSITNKTLRGLFPSSRRFHTLPTLYHGQPQIVTRRRRPTQFSDELNKGPSFEDFISGRAKDMIVDPLEAARKDPNARLPEWLRVPIPKGKSFHKVKKDVRDLKLATVCEEAKCPNIGECWGGKKSEATATIMLMGNTCTRGCRFCSVQTNRNPGPLDPHEPSNTAEAISRWELGYVVLTTVDRDDLPDGGSAHLAETVRLIKEKAPKTLVEVLSGDFRGDLEHVQTLANSPLDVFAHNIETVEALTPHVRDRRATYRQSLSVLENAKLNNDHILTKTSIMLGFGESDEQVLQTLKELREIKVDVVTFGQYMRPTKRHMKVVEYVKPEKFDYWRDVALDLGFLYCASGPLVRSSYKAGEAYIENVIRKRKRNVGVDREIEIGDEKFVSKKLLDEVKA